In Armatimonadota bacterium, a genomic segment contains:
- a CDS encoding glycosyltransferase: MQIPDKTNICAAIITYHPDSELSSRVCVIARQVDKILLVDNGSNEHESDILAETISQTGADIIHNTSNVGIAAALNQAVEWAREHGYAWLLTMDQDTLLAESAVSAYALALESVNDAKVAVMGANFNDKLTGLPLMPEDSFCGSAAMDVKTVITSGSLMSMEAVDAIGRFREDFFIDYVDDEYCLRALRMGFRVMLTREPLIEHAIGSPRWHSILGRKLISPHMSIERQYYISRNYVAMIKEFWRYERQWLVGMTKTRIKQIILLIMFEDHRAVKLWYAFKGLIDGLLGRMEPLNTSPSA; encoded by the coding sequence GCAGATACCCGATAAGACAAATATATGCGCAGCGATCATCACGTATCATCCCGACTCCGAATTGTCGAGCAGAGTATGTGTTATAGCTCGCCAGGTAGATAAGATTTTGCTTGTGGACAACGGTTCGAATGAACATGAGTCTGATATCCTTGCGGAGACTATCAGCCAGACCGGAGCCGATATAATCCACAATACATCAAATGTCGGAATCGCAGCGGCTCTCAATCAGGCTGTGGAATGGGCAAGGGAGCATGGCTATGCCTGGCTTTTGACAATGGACCAGGATACATTGCTTGCCGAATCGGCTGTTTCGGCATATGCGCTGGCCCTGGAGTCGGTGAATGATGCCAAAGTTGCTGTTATGGGGGCCAACTTCAATGATAAGTTGACCGGCCTGCCTCTCATGCCGGAGGACTCATTCTGCGGCAGCGCTGCGATGGATGTAAAGACAGTAATAACTTCCGGCAGTTTGATGTCTATGGAGGCCGTTGACGCAATAGGTCGGTTCAGGGAAGACTTTTTTATAGATTATGTGGACGACGAATATTGCCTGAGAGCCTTGAGAATGGGGTTTCGCGTGATGTTGACTCGCGAACCCTTGATAGAGCATGCTATTGGCAGTCCCCGGTGGCATTCAATTTTGGGGAGAAAGCTGATATCTCCTCATATGTCTATTGAGCGCCAGTATTACATCAGTCGCAATTACGTTGCCATGATAAAGGAATTCTGGCGATATGAACGTCAGTGGCTTGTCGGTATGACAAAAACCCGCATAAAACAGATCATTTTGCTGATTATGTTTGAGGATCATAGAGCTGTTAAGTTATGGTATGCCTTTAAGGGACTTATCGATGGCCTGCTAGGAAGAATGGAGCCTTTGAACACCTCACCATCCGCGTGA